Proteins from a single region of Pseudomonas phenolilytica:
- a CDS encoding TIGR02449 family protein produces the protein MEDADLRLLTAKLEQLLQRIEQLKAQNHLLLANERAWREERAHLIEKNELARLKVESMISRLKALEQDS, from the coding sequence ATGGAAGACGCCGATCTGCGATTGCTGACCGCCAAGCTGGAACAATTGCTCCAGCGCATCGAGCAACTCAAGGCACAGAACCACCTGCTGCTGGCCAACGAGCGGGCCTGGCGCGAAGAGCGCGCTCATCTGATCGAAAAGAACGAATTGGCCCGGCTGAAGGTCGAATCGATGATTTCGCGCCTGAAAGCCCTGGAGCAGGACTCATGA
- a CDS encoding 2-octaprenyl-3-methyl-6-methoxy-1,4-benzoquinol hydroxylase, whose protein sequence is MQADLIIVGAGMVGSTLALALQGSGPKVAIADAGPLTLAPFDAQGAFEPRVSALSAASQRILERVGAWSGIAARRASPYGDMRVWDGSGTGQIHFSAATVHAEVLGHIVENRVVQDALLEALQARGTAELIADARLEQLREVEDGWQLTFSDGRQLRAPLVVAADGANSAVRRLAGCETREWDYFHHAIVTSVRCAEAHRRTAWQRFTDNGPLAFLPLQRDGDEHWCSIVWSATEDEARRLMALDDVTFRAALGRAFERRLGKVLEVDPRLCIPLRQRHAKRYVRAGLALIGDAAHTIHPLAGQGVNLGLLDAAVLAEVLQAALARGERPADLRVLSRFERRRMPHNLAMMAAMEGFERLFQADQLPLRWLRNAGLKSAEALPEVKALFVRQALGLSGDLPQLARR, encoded by the coding sequence ATGCAAGCGGATCTGATCATCGTCGGCGCGGGAATGGTCGGCAGCACGCTGGCCCTGGCGCTGCAAGGCAGCGGACCGAAGGTCGCGATTGCCGATGCCGGCCCGCTGACGCTGGCGCCGTTCGATGCGCAGGGCGCATTCGAGCCGCGGGTCAGTGCGCTTTCCGCCGCCAGTCAGCGCATCCTCGAACGCGTCGGCGCCTGGTCCGGCATTGCCGCACGGCGCGCCAGTCCCTATGGCGACATGCGCGTGTGGGATGGCTCGGGCACCGGGCAGATTCATTTCAGCGCGGCGACGGTGCACGCCGAGGTGCTCGGCCATATTGTCGAGAACCGCGTGGTGCAGGATGCCCTGCTCGAAGCGCTGCAGGCACGCGGCACGGCCGAGCTGATCGCCGACGCGCGACTGGAGCAGCTGCGCGAGGTGGAGGACGGCTGGCAGCTCACCTTCAGCGATGGCCGGCAGCTGCGCGCGCCGCTGGTGGTCGCTGCCGACGGTGCGAACTCGGCGGTGCGCCGTTTGGCCGGATGCGAGACGCGCGAGTGGGACTATTTTCACCATGCCATCGTCACCAGCGTGCGCTGCGCCGAGGCCCATCGGCGTACCGCCTGGCAGCGCTTCACCGACAACGGGCCGCTGGCGTTTCTGCCGTTGCAACGGGACGGCGACGAGCACTGGTGCTCGATCGTCTGGTCGGCCACCGAGGATGAGGCCAGGCGCCTGATGGCGCTCGATGACGTGACTTTCCGTGCGGCACTGGGGCGAGCTTTCGAACGGCGTCTGGGCAAGGTGCTGGAAGTCGACCCGCGGCTGTGCATTCCGCTGCGTCAGCGGCATGCCAAGCGATACGTACGCGCCGGGCTGGCGCTGATCGGCGATGCCGCGCACACCATCCATCCGCTGGCCGGCCAAGGTGTGAACCTCGGTCTGCTGGATGCCGCCGTGCTGGCCGAGGTGCTGCAGGCGGCGCTGGCGCGCGGCGAGCGACCAGCCGACCTGCGCGTGCTCAGCCGTTTCGAGCGGCGGCGCATGCCGCACAACCTGGCGATGATGGCGGCGATGGAGGGATTCGAGCGCCTGTTCCAGGCTGATCAGCTGCCGCTGCGCTGGCTGCGCAATGCCGGGCTGAAGAGCGCCGAGGCACTGCCGGAGGTCAAGGCGCTGTTCGTGCGTCAGGCACTGGGCCTGAGTGGCGATCTTCCGCAGCTGGCACGCCGCTGA
- a CDS encoding ABC transporter permease yields the protein MSHSVEHRWYPITFVVAALVLLPLSVLLFSWHDIDREIWSHLWDTQMPRLLGNTLTLLLGVGAGVTVLGVSLAWLTSLCEFPGRRWLDWALMLPFAIPAYVLAFVFIGLLDFAGPVQTLAREWFGSGIRFPRVRSTGGVIVVLVLVFYPYVYLLARSAFLAQGRGLMEAARVLGQSPWRAFWTVALPMARPAIGAGLALAVMETLADFGAVSVFNFDTFTTAIYKTWYGFFSLTSATQLASLLLLAVMLVLYGERRARGAARPASERASTVALYPLRGFKALAASAWCGLVFLCAFVVPVLQLLAWFWQRGRFDLDERYTGLILHTLYLGGLAALITVSTALLLAFARRQAPVRAIRTAVGLANLGYALPGSVLAVAIMLAFSYLDRHLVIPLSDWLGGAGKPVLLGSLGALLLAYLVRFMAVAFGPLESSLARIRPSLPQASRSLGVGGPALFLRVYLPLLLPGTLSAALLVFVDVLKEMPATLLMRPFGWDTLAVRIFEMTSEGEWARAALPALTLVLVGLLPVILLIRRSARG from the coding sequence GTGTCCCACTCCGTCGAGCACCGCTGGTATCCGATCACCTTCGTCGTCGCGGCGCTGGTGCTGCTGCCGCTGAGCGTTCTGCTGTTCAGCTGGCATGACATCGACCGGGAGATCTGGTCGCATCTGTGGGATACCCAGATGCCGCGGCTGCTGGGCAATACACTGACGCTGCTGCTCGGCGTCGGCGCCGGTGTGACGGTGCTGGGCGTCAGCCTGGCCTGGTTGACTTCGCTCTGCGAATTCCCCGGGCGGCGCTGGCTGGACTGGGCGCTGATGCTGCCCTTCGCGATTCCTGCCTACGTGCTGGCGTTCGTCTTCATCGGCCTGCTCGACTTCGCCGGACCGGTGCAGACGCTGGCGCGCGAGTGGTTCGGCAGCGGCATTCGGTTTCCGCGGGTGCGTTCCACCGGCGGAGTAATCGTGGTGCTGGTGCTGGTGTTCTATCCCTATGTGTACTTGCTGGCGCGCTCAGCGTTTCTCGCCCAGGGACGCGGCCTGATGGAGGCGGCGCGCGTGCTCGGTCAGTCGCCCTGGCGGGCCTTCTGGACCGTGGCGTTGCCGATGGCGCGGCCGGCGATCGGGGCCGGGCTGGCGCTGGCGGTTATGGAGACGTTGGCCGATTTCGGTGCGGTCTCGGTGTTCAACTTCGATACCTTCACCACGGCGATCTACAAGACCTGGTACGGCTTCTTCAGCCTGACCAGCGCCACCCAGCTGGCCAGCCTGCTGCTGCTGGCGGTGATGCTGGTGCTTTATGGCGAACGCCGCGCACGCGGTGCTGCGCGTCCGGCGAGCGAGCGCGCCAGCACGGTGGCGCTGTATCCGCTGCGCGGTTTCAAGGCCCTCGCCGCCAGCGCCTGGTGCGGGCTGGTGTTCCTTTGCGCGTTCGTGGTCCCGGTGCTGCAGTTGTTGGCGTGGTTCTGGCAGCGCGGTCGCTTCGATCTCGACGAGCGTTACACCGGGCTGATCCTGCACACTCTTTACCTCGGCGGCCTGGCCGCGCTGATTACCGTCAGCACCGCGCTGCTGCTGGCGTTCGCCCGTCGCCAAGCGCCGGTACGCGCGATTCGCACGGCCGTCGGGTTGGCCAACCTGGGTTATGCGCTGCCGGGCTCGGTACTGGCGGTGGCGATCATGCTGGCGTTCAGCTATCTGGATCGGCATCTGGTGATTCCGCTGTCCGATTGGCTGGGAGGCGCGGGCAAGCCAGTGCTGCTGGGCAGCCTCGGTGCGTTGCTGCTGGCCTATCTGGTGCGCTTCATGGCGGTGGCCTTCGGTCCGCTGGAGAGCAGCCTGGCGCGCATTCGTCCGTCGCTGCCGCAGGCATCGCGCAGCCTTGGCGTAGGTGGCCCGGCGTTGTTCCTGCGAGTCTATTTGCCACTGCTGCTGCCCGGCACGCTGAGTGCCGCACTGCTGGTGTTCGTCGATGTGCTCAAGGAAATGCCGGCAACGCTGCTGATGCGTCCGTTCGGCTGGGACACCCTGGCAGTGCGCATCTTCGAGATGACCAGCGAGGGCGAGTGGGCGCGCGCTGCGCTGCCGGCGCTGACGCTGGTGCTGGTTGGCCTGCTGCCGGTGATCCTGCTGATCCGTCGCTCGGCCAGGGGCTAG
- a CDS encoding 5-formyltetrahydrofolate cyclo-ligase — protein sequence MIAAEGLTRPALRRKLREARRALSPAEQRLAARRLYRQLAQHPLFRRARHIALYLPNDGEIDPRPLLREAQRRGKATYLPVLNPWPRTRMVFQQVSAGEQLKPNRFGIAEPRHCAKRQRAAWTLDLLLMPLVGFDEGGGRLGMGGGFYDRSLAYRVRRKKSHKPTLLGLAHECQKVDRLPLASWDVPLQATVTDRRWYVR from the coding sequence ATGATCGCAGCGGAAGGTCTCACGCGTCCCGCGCTGCGCCGCAAACTGCGCGAAGCGCGTCGGGCACTTTCACCTGCCGAGCAACGCCTCGCCGCCCGCCGCCTCTATCGCCAACTGGCCCAGCACCCGCTGTTTCGCCGGGCGCGACATATTGCGCTGTATCTGCCCAACGATGGCGAGATCGACCCGCGACCGCTGCTGCGCGAAGCCCAGCGTCGCGGCAAGGCGACCTACCTACCGGTACTCAACCCCTGGCCGCGGACGCGCATGGTGTTTCAGCAGGTGAGCGCCGGTGAACAACTCAAGCCGAACCGTTTCGGCATCGCCGAACCACGACACTGCGCCAAACGACAGCGCGCCGCGTGGACGCTCGATCTGTTGCTGATGCCGCTGGTGGGGTTCGACGAGGGCGGTGGGCGCCTGGGAATGGGCGGCGGATTCTACGACCGCAGCCTGGCATATCGCGTCAGGCGCAAAAAAAGTCACAAACCGACTCTATTGGGCCTTGCGCATGAGTGTCAGAAGGTGGATCGGTTGCCGCTGGCCAGCTGGGATGTACCGCTACAGGCTACGGTGACGGACCGGCGCTGGTATGTGCGATGA
- a CDS encoding cell division protein ZapA — MTQPNTTTVHIMDKEYCIACPAEERSNLENAARYLDRKMREIRSSGKVIGADRVAVMAALNITHELLHRNDRLDAEASSAREHVRMLLERVDSALATDPNPGS, encoded by the coding sequence ATGACCCAGCCGAACACCACCACCGTGCACATCATGGACAAGGAATATTGCATTGCCTGTCCGGCCGAAGAACGCAGCAATCTGGAAAACGCCGCGCGCTACCTGGATCGCAAGATGCGCGAGATTCGCAGCAGCGGCAAAGTCATCGGCGCCGACCGCGTGGCGGTGATGGCCGCACTGAACATCACCCACGAACTGTTGCACCGCAATGATCGCCTGGACGCCGAGGCCAGCAGTGCGCGCGAGCATGTGCGCATGCTGCTGGAACGCGTGGACAGCGCCCTGGCCACCGACCCGAATCCCGGCAGCTGA
- the ubiH gene encoding 2-octaprenyl-6-methoxyphenyl hydroxylase, whose translation MQTLAIIGGGLVGASLALALQDGACERGWRIHLIEPFQPGHEYQPSYDARSTALSWGTRLIYQRLGVWSRIAERAEAIRRIHVSERGRFAAARLDAVDEGVEALGYVVENAWIGHCLWHALDERVVVRDCPAEVQKLQPAEGGYRLTLADGRELDCALAVLADGGRSGLREQLGIHVERRSYGQSALIANVSPARAHDGLAFERFTADGPMALLPVRDNRCALVWTRPPAEAARLAALPDVQFLAELQQAFGYRLGAFRQVGTRHLYPLALVEAEEQVRAGLVVLGNAAHSLHPIAGQGYNLSLRDVDALSAALLASPAGLGDLAVLRGYAERQQRDQLLTVGFSDQVTRLFGDSAALMSTGRGLGLLGLDLLPPAKHWFARQAMGLGTRAG comes from the coding sequence ATGCAGACCCTGGCGATCATCGGCGGCGGCCTGGTCGGCGCCAGCCTGGCGCTGGCATTGCAGGATGGTGCGTGCGAGCGGGGCTGGCGGATTCACCTGATCGAGCCCTTTCAGCCGGGGCACGAGTACCAGCCGAGCTATGACGCGCGTTCCACGGCGCTGTCCTGGGGCACTCGGCTGATCTACCAGCGGCTTGGCGTGTGGTCACGGATCGCCGAGCGTGCCGAGGCGATTCGTCGTATCCACGTGTCCGAGCGCGGGCGCTTCGCTGCCGCGCGACTGGATGCCGTCGACGAGGGCGTGGAGGCGCTGGGCTATGTGGTCGAGAACGCCTGGATCGGCCATTGCCTGTGGCACGCACTGGACGAGCGGGTAGTGGTGCGCGATTGCCCGGCCGAAGTGCAGAAGCTGCAGCCGGCCGAGGGCGGCTATCGCCTGACGCTGGCCGACGGTCGAGAGCTGGATTGCGCGCTGGCGGTGCTGGCCGACGGAGGCCGCTCCGGTCTGCGCGAGCAGCTGGGCATTCATGTCGAGCGTCGTTCCTACGGGCAGAGCGCGCTGATCGCCAATGTCAGTCCGGCGCGCGCGCATGACGGGCTGGCCTTCGAGCGTTTCACCGCGGACGGCCCGATGGCACTGCTGCCGGTGCGCGACAACCGCTGTGCGCTGGTCTGGACGCGTCCGCCGGCAGAGGCGGCGCGGTTGGCGGCGCTGCCCGACGTGCAGTTCCTCGCCGAGCTGCAGCAGGCGTTCGGCTATCGCCTCGGCGCGTTCCGCCAGGTCGGTACGCGGCATCTGTATCCGCTGGCGCTGGTCGAGGCCGAGGAGCAGGTGCGCGCCGGGCTGGTCGTGCTGGGCAACGCCGCGCACAGCCTGCACCCGATTGCCGGTCAGGGCTACAACCTGTCACTGCGCGATGTGGATGCGCTGAGCGCCGCGCTGCTCGCCAGCCCGGCCGGGCTCGGTGATCTCGCCGTGCTGCGCGGCTATGCCGAGCGCCAGCAGCGCGACCAGCTGCTGACCGTCGGTTTCTCCGATCAGGTCACCCGGCTGTTCGGTGACTCGGCTGCGCTGATGTCCACCGGGCGTGGTCTCGGCCTGCTCGGGCTCGACCTACTGCCCCCAGCCAAGCACTGGTTCGCCCGTCAGGCGATGGGGCTGGGCACGCGCGCTGGCTAG
- a CDS encoding YecA family protein produces MSIQNSPYAAFATLLAGSAQAVSPAELHGLLLGRSCAGADFLVEPWLADAADLLGEMPEGNVRQALIGLQEMVKGELAGEDIAVVLLLPNDDAPLTERAIALGQWCQGFLAGFGLIAGDRALSAEAMEVLQDLSAIAQIQDALEESEEGESDYMEVMEYLRVAPVLLFTECAKPLEPAAKPSLH; encoded by the coding sequence ATGTCGATTCAGAATTCCCCCTACGCCGCCTTCGCCACCTTGCTGGCGGGCAGCGCCCAAGCTGTTTCCCCCGCCGAACTGCACGGCCTGCTACTGGGGCGCAGTTGCGCCGGCGCCGACTTTTTGGTCGAGCCTTGGCTGGCTGATGCCGCCGACCTGCTTGGCGAGATGCCCGAAGGCAATGTGCGGCAGGCGCTGATCGGCCTGCAGGAGATGGTCAAGGGCGAGCTGGCCGGCGAGGACATCGCCGTAGTGCTGCTGCTGCCCAATGACGACGCACCGCTGACCGAGCGTGCAATCGCTCTGGGGCAGTGGTGCCAGGGCTTTCTCGCCGGCTTCGGGCTGATCGCCGGCGATCGCGCCTTGAGCGCCGAAGCGATGGAAGTGCTGCAGGATCTGTCCGCCATCGCGCAGATCCAGGATGCCCTGGAAGAGTCCGAAGAAGGCGAGAGCGACTACATGGAGGTCATGGAGTACCTGCGCGTCGCGCCTGTATTGCTGTTCACCGAATGCGCCAAGCCGCTCGAGCCGGCGGCCAAGCCGTCCCTGCACTGA
- a CDS encoding extracellular solute-binding protein, translating to MQVSKGLLAALALTALSSAVQAADEVVVYSSRIDELIKPVFDAYTKQSGVAVKFITDKEAPLMARIKAEGENTPADLLLTVDGGNLWQAEEMGLLQPLNSAVVKQNIPSQYRSSNDAWTGLSLRARTIVYSPERVKDGELTTYEALADDKWDGRLCLRTSKKVYNQSLTATLIETHGAEKTEQIIKGWVDNLATDVFADDTALIQAIDAGQCDVGIVNTYYYGRLHQENPALKAKLFWPNQQDRGVHVNLSGIGLTKHAPNPDAARKLVEWMTGAEAQSIFADINMEYPANPQVKPSAEVAAWGEFKADTIPVEVAGKRQAEAIKLMDRAGWR from the coding sequence ATGCAGGTAAGCAAAGGTTTACTCGCCGCGCTGGCACTCACTGCGCTGTCGAGCGCTGTCCAGGCTGCCGATGAAGTGGTGGTCTACTCGTCGCGCATCGACGAGCTGATCAAGCCCGTGTTCGACGCCTATACCAAGCAGAGTGGCGTCGCGGTGAAGTTCATCACCGACAAGGAAGCGCCGCTGATGGCTCGGATCAAGGCCGAAGGCGAGAACACGCCGGCGGACCTGCTGCTCACCGTCGATGGTGGCAACCTCTGGCAGGCCGAGGAAATGGGCCTGCTGCAGCCGCTGAATTCCGCCGTGGTCAAGCAGAACATTCCGTCGCAGTACCGCTCGTCCAACGATGCCTGGACCGGCCTGTCACTGCGCGCGCGCACCATCGTCTACTCGCCAGAGCGGGTCAAGGACGGCGAGCTGACCACCTACGAAGCCCTGGCTGACGACAAGTGGGACGGCCGTCTGTGCCTGCGCACCAGCAAGAAGGTCTACAACCAGTCGCTGACCGCCACGCTGATCGAGACGCATGGCGCCGAGAAGACCGAGCAGATCATCAAGGGCTGGGTCGACAACCTGGCGACCGACGTCTTCGCCGACGACACCGCGCTGATCCAGGCCATCGACGCCGGCCAGTGCGATGTCGGCATCGTCAACACGTACTACTACGGCCGCCTGCACCAGGAGAACCCGGCGCTCAAGGCCAAGCTGTTCTGGCCGAACCAGCAGGATCGCGGCGTGCACGTGAACCTCTCCGGCATCGGCCTGACCAAGCACGCGCCGAACCCGGACGCGGCGCGCAAGCTGGTGGAGTGGATGACCGGCGCCGAAGCGCAGAGCATTTTCGCCGACATCAACATGGAATACCCGGCCAACCCGCAGGTGAAGCCATCGGCCGAGGTCGCCGCCTGGGGCGAGTTCAAGGCCGACACCATTCCGGTCGAAGTGGCCGGCAAGCGTCAGGCCGAGGCGATCAAGCTGATGGACCGCGCCGGCTGGCGGTAA
- the pepP gene encoding Xaa-Pro aminopeptidase, with protein sequence MTRIPKSEFARRRTALMAQMEPNSIAILPAAPMYIRNRDVEHVYRQDSDFQYLSGFPEPEAVIALIPGREHGEYVLFCRERDPERELWDGLRAGQDGAIKTYGADDAFPIGDIDDILPGLIEGRERVYYAIGTNEAFDHRLMEWIKTIRAKARQGAQPPSEFVALDHLLHDMRLYKSSNEVKVMRHAAEISARAHIRAMQASRAGLCEYHLEAELDYEFRKGGAKMPAYGSIVAAGKNACILHYRENDAPLKDGDLVLIDAGCEIDCYASDITRTFPVSGKFSAEQKAIYELVLKANEEAFKHIAPGRHWNEAHEATVRVITAGLVELGLLQGEVDKLIASEAYKPFYMHRAGHWLGMDVHDVGDYKIGGEWRVLEPGMAMTVEPGIYIAADNQNVAKKWRGIGVRIEDDVVVTQTGCEILTTGVPKSVAEIEALMAAAREQVA encoded by the coding sequence ATGACCCGCATCCCGAAGTCGGAATTCGCCCGTCGGCGCACCGCGCTGATGGCGCAGATGGAACCCAACAGCATCGCCATCCTGCCCGCCGCGCCGATGTATATCCGCAACCGCGATGTCGAGCATGTCTACCGCCAGGACAGTGATTTTCAGTACCTCTCCGGCTTCCCCGAGCCGGAGGCGGTGATTGCCCTGATACCGGGGCGCGAGCACGGTGAATACGTGTTGTTCTGCCGCGAGCGCGATCCCGAGCGTGAGCTGTGGGACGGCCTGCGCGCAGGTCAGGACGGCGCCATCAAGACCTACGGCGCCGACGACGCTTTCCCCATCGGCGATATCGACGACATCCTCCCTGGCCTGATCGAAGGGCGCGAGCGCGTCTACTACGCCATCGGCACCAACGAGGCCTTCGACCACCGGCTCATGGAGTGGATCAAGACCATCCGCGCCAAGGCCCGCCAAGGCGCGCAGCCGCCGAGCGAGTTCGTCGCGCTCGATCACCTGCTGCACGACATGCGCCTGTACAAGTCGAGCAACGAAGTGAAGGTGATGAGGCACGCCGCGGAGATTTCCGCGCGTGCGCACATCCGTGCGATGCAGGCCAGCCGCGCCGGGTTGTGCGAATACCACCTGGAAGCCGAGCTGGACTACGAGTTCCGCAAGGGCGGGGCGAAGATGCCGGCCTACGGCAGCATCGTTGCCGCCGGCAAAAACGCCTGCATCCTGCACTACCGGGAGAACGACGCACCACTCAAGGACGGCGATCTGGTGCTGATCGATGCCGGCTGCGAGATCGATTGCTACGCCAGCGACATCACCCGCACCTTCCCGGTCAGTGGCAAGTTCTCGGCCGAGCAGAAGGCCATCTACGAGCTGGTGCTCAAGGCCAACGAAGAGGCGTTCAAGCACATCGCGCCCGGCAGGCACTGGAACGAGGCGCATGAAGCCACGGTGCGAGTGATCACCGCCGGGCTGGTGGAGCTGGGCCTGTTGCAGGGCGAGGTCGACAAACTGATCGCCAGCGAGGCCTACAAACCCTTCTATATGCATCGCGCCGGCCACTGGCTGGGCATGGATGTGCACGACGTCGGCGACTACAAGATCGGCGGCGAGTGGCGCGTGCTCGAACCGGGCATGGCGATGACCGTGGAGCCGGGTATTTACATTGCCGCCGACAACCAGAACGTGGCCAAAAAGTGGCGCGGCATCGGCGTACGCATCGAGGATGACGTGGTGGTCACCCAGACCGGCTGCGAGATTCTCACCACCGGCGTGCCGAAGAGCGTCGCCGAGATCGAGGCGCTGATGGCCGCCGCGCGCGAGCAGGTCGCCTGA